TCTATTGCTTCTTGCATTAGGCCAACATTTCCCAAAAGATTAGCCATGCACCAATAATGTGCAAAGCTGGGCTTTATACCAAACACATCACTCATGTTTCCAAAGTGTTTTCGTCCTTCTGTCAACAGTCCTTCACGGGCACAAGCGCATAAGACGCCGACAAATGTGATTTCATCAGGAAGCACACGGCTCTTGACATGATTTTTGTCTGTACTTTCTAATCTATTACTCAGCAAGTCTGAATACAGATTAAGCCCATCTTTTGGGCTTCCATGAATGCAATACCCTAAAATCATTGCATTCCAGCAAACTATGTTCTTGATTGATATCCGATCAAAAATTAAACGACCTATTTCTGCTCTTCCGCATCTACTATACATATGGATTAAAGTCGTACTAATAATCAAATTCAAGTCTTTCGATGCCTTAACAAGACACCCATGAACAGATTTTCCTTCCTTCATTCGAGCTGACCTAGCACAAGCAGTAACAGCAATAACTATAGTTGTATCATTCCCATTCATTCCCCTCTGTACCATTTCTCTAAACAACTTTAGGCACTTCCCAGGGTTATTCGAATTCAAATACCCAGTCATCATGACGTTCCACCCAACTAAATTACACTCTGGCATTGCATCAAACAACTGTCGCGCAACGACTAATTCACCCACTTTTACATATCCATTCATAATGCTGTTCCAAGACACAACATCCCTCTGGTGCATTTCATCGAATACCTTCCTAGCAAGATCAATAAAACCACAACAACTATAAAAATGCACTATAGAGTTCTGCACTTGTAAAACTCCATCAACACCATTTTTCATAACTTGTCCATGACACTTCTGGCCCGAATCCAAACTACCCGTTTTAGCACAAGCACTCATGAGAGGTGGAAACGTAAAACTATTAGGCAAGAATCCATTTT
The DNA window shown above is from Solanum lycopersicum chromosome 11, SLM_r2.1 and carries:
- the LOC101261984 gene encoding pentatricopeptide repeat-containing protein At3g51320, giving the protein MAARICIKHLTPYFSLTKKSQFSSLTPSYQSKALEFLDSCQSLAQLFQIQAHLIITGLLQVQNPSYSCRFLKLCTQHCDDIEYTALVFRCIHFPDTFSVNTVIKSYACSTLPDNAVVFYYQRLKNGFLPNSFTFPPLMSACAKTGSLDSGQKCHGQVMKNGVDGVLQVQNSIVHFYSCCGFIDLARKVFDEMHQRDVVSWNSIMNGYVKVGELVVARQLFDAMPECNLVGWNVMMTGYLNSNNPGKCLKLFREMVQRGMNGNDTTIVIAVTACARSARMKEGKSVHGCLVKASKDLNLIISTTLIHMYSRCGRAEIGRLIFDRISIKNIVCWNAMILGYCIHGSPKDGLNLYSDLLSNRLESTDKNHVKSRVLPDEITFVGVLCACAREGLLTEGRKHFGNMSDVFGIKPSFAHYWCMANLLGNVGLMQEAIETLKNIPVESNLALESSLWSELLGSARFGRDVSLGEQIANKLIDQDPENFWHYLLLVNVYAAAGRWDEVAQTKEKMKNRGIERTPGCSLKDLKEIVHNMPAT